Genomic segment of Streptomyces sp. NBC_01210:
GACAGCACGTTCTTGTTGAACGCGGCCGTCACCCCGGACGCGTCGTCGTAAGCCCTGACCAGGACTCCCTCGTCCTTCACCAGATCAGTGCCGAGCAGCAGCGCGTCGCCGGGGGCGAGAAGTGAGCGCACGGAGCGCAGGAAGACGGCGCGCTCGGCAGGCAGCAGATTGCCGATCGTGCCGCCCAGGAAGGCGACCAGACGCGGTCCCGGGGTGCCGGGCAGTGCAAGCCCGCGCGTGAAGTCGGCGATCAGGGCATGGACGTTCAGCCCGGGCCGCTCGGCGAGCAGCGACTCGGCCGCGCCCGTCAGCGCGCTCTCGCTCACATCGACCGGCACATAGCTGTGCAGACCGTGGAGCTCGTCCAGCAGATGCCGGGTCTTCTCCGAGGAACCCGAGCCCAGCTCCACCAGGGTGCGTGCCCCGCTCACCGCGGCGATCTCGGATGCGCGGACGGCCAGGATCTCCCGCTCGGCACGTGTCGGGTAGTACTCCGGCAGCCGGGTGATCTCCTCGAACAGCTCGCTGCCGCGGGCGTCGTAGAACCACTTCGGCGGCAGAGCCTTCGGCGTACGGGTCAGGCCGTGCAGCACATCCGCGCGCAGGGCGGCGTCCGTCGCGTCCTCGGGCAGGGTTCGGGTCAGCAGGAACGGGCTCACGCGGTGGGCTCCTTGAGCGGGGTCAGCAGGACATCGGTGCGGGTAGCGGCCAGCAGGGTGCGGTCGGGAACCTCGCGCCAGTGCGGATCGTCGTCGTACGGCTCCGAGGCCACGACCGTGCGGCGGCCCGGCTCGGCCAGATACCAGAGCGTGTCGCCCCACGCGGTCGCCGCGATCGTCTCGCCGTCCGTGAGGAGCAGATTGAGCCGGGACCCCGGCGCGGCCGCGGCGATCTCGCGGACGGTGTCGGCCAGCGCCTGGCCCATGTCGTCGCCGTCGCGCAGCCGGTGCAGCAGCAGCGCCCACACCAGCGCGGAGTCGCAGCGGGCCTCGAGCGAGAGCAGCTCGGCCGCGGGCAGTGTCACGGCGAGCGGCTCCAGGGAGCCGGGCCAGCCGCGGACCGCGCCGTTATGACTGAACAGCCACGGCCCGGCGGCGTACGGTGCGGCCGCAGCCTCGCCGTCCGCGCCCGCTTCGGTGGCGTCGCGGACGGCGGCGAGCAGGGCCCCGCTGCGGACCACACGGGCGAGGTCGGCGAAGGAGAGATCGGCCCAGATGGGGCCGGAGCGCCGGTAGCGGGCGGGTACGGGATCGTCCTCGGCGTACCAGCCGACCCCGAAACCGTCGGCGTTGACCGTTCCGTGTCGCTGGTGGCGTGGCGCCCACGACTGCCGGTACAGGCCGTGCACGGGCTCGACGAGCAGCTGCCCGAGCGGCAGCGCAGGCCCGAGGAAGGCGAGATGGCGGCACATCAGGCGACGCCGCCTTCCTGCGGAGCCGCGTCCCGTGCCGTGCGGAACCCGGAGAAGATCTGGCGGCGCACCGGCAGATCCCAGTTGCGGAAGGTGCCGCGGCAGGCCACCGCGTCCACGGCGAACGAACCGCCGCGCAGCACCTTGTGCGCGCTGCCGAAGAAGACCTCGGAGTACTCGCGGTAGGGGAAGGCGGCGAAACCCGGATACGGGAGGAAGTCGCTCGACGTCCACTCCCACACATCGCCGATCAACTGCCGTACACCGAGCGGTGATTCACCGTCCGGATAGCTGCCGACGGGAGCCGGTCGCAGATGGCGCTGGCCGAGATTGGCGTGTGACGGTGTGGGATCGTCGTCGCCCCACGGGAAGCGGCGCGAACGGCCGGCGTCCGGATCATGCCGCGCGGCCTTCTCCCACTCGGCCTCAGTGGGCAGCCGCCGTCCCGCCCAGCGGGCGTACGCGTCGGCTTCGTACCAGCTCACATGCAGCACCGGCTCGTCCGCGGGCACCGGCTCCGTCACGCCGAAACGGCGGCGGAGCCACTGACCGCCCTCACGCCGCCAGAACAGCGGCGCGGCGATGTCGTGCTGCCGGATCTGGTCCCAGCCCTCGGCCGCCCACCAGCGGCGCTCCGTATAGCCGCCGTCCTCGATGAAGGCCTGGTACGCGCCGCAGGTCACCGGCACCGTATCGATGAAGAACGCCGGTACGAGACGCTGGTGCGCGGGCCGCTCATTGTCCAGCGCCCATGGCTCGGTGGAGGTGCCCATGGCAAACGGGCCACCGGGGACGAGGACTTCGGCCGGCAGGCCCTTGGTGCTGCCCGTCGGCGGCTCGGGCGCGGTGAGCGCGGCTGGCCCCTTCCGCAGCTGATGGGTGATCAGCATGGTCTCGTCGTGCTGCTGTTCGTGCTGGGCGATCATCCCGAACGCAAAGCCGGCATCGACGAGACGCCCGCCTTCCAGCGGAGTGCGGTCGAGGACGTCCAGGACCCTGCCGCGGACGTCGGAGGCGTACGCACGTGCCTCGGCCGGGGCCAGCAGCGGCAGCGTGGGTCGCAGTGCCCGCGGATGTTCGAAGGCGTCGTAGACGGAGTCGATCTCGGGCCGCAGCGCCTCACGCCCGGCGACCGTACGCAGCAGCCACTGCTCCTCCTGGTTGCCTATGTGTGCCAGGTCCCAGACCAGCGGGGACATCAACGGAGAGTGCTGCGCGGTCAGTTCATGGTCGTCGACGCACGAGGTGAGCGTGGCCGTCCGGGCTCTGGCGGCGGTCAGCGCGTCGAGGGCGCGCCGCCGGAGTTCTTCGGTCATGTGCGGAGTTCCTTCCCGAGGGAGGGGAAGCGCAGATCGTCGGCGGGACATCGGCCCCGCAGGACATGGCGCTCATTGAAGGCGGCGACCGCGTCCCGCACGGCGTCCGACGCGCCGATGCGGGGGAGTGCCTCCAGTGCGACGGAGAAGCAGGTCACCGCGGCCGCGTGCAGCTCGGGATCCGCCAGTGCGTCCCTGGCGGCAGTGATCCAGAGCGGATTGCGCGGCGCGGGCAGCGGACCTGCCGTCTCTGCCAGCGGTTTGACGGCGCGATAGACCGTCTCCGCCGCCTCGGCGTCGTCGAACAGGGCCGTGGTGACGGCGAGCGGCACCATCCAGCCGTCCTCTCCCGACTGGGCGTCGATCATGCGCAGCTCGAGATGGCCGCGCGGCCTCACGGGTGGAAAGAGCGTGGTCAGGTGGTAGTCGAGATCCTCCCGGGTCGGCGGACGCGGCACCCCTGAGCGCATCCACTGCCGGAAGGTCAGTCCCTCCGGCAGCTCCCACGGCCCGTCGGCCGCCCGTACACACATCACCGGCGCGTCGAGCGCGTGGGCGGTCCAGGCGGAGTGCGGCTCCATGTACAGGGGCGGTGCCAC
This window contains:
- the egtD gene encoding L-histidine N(alpha)-methyltransferase; this encodes MSPFLLTRTLPEDATDAALRADVLHGLTRTPKALPPKWFYDARGSELFEEITRLPEYYPTRAEREILAVRASEIAAVSGARTLVELGSGSSEKTRHLLDELHGLHSYVPVDVSESALTGAAESLLAERPGLNVHALIADFTRGLALPGTPGPRLVAFLGGTIGNLLPAERAVFLRSVRSLLAPGDALLLGTDLVKDEGVLVRAYDDASGVTAAFNKNVLSVIARELGADIDPDDFDHVALWDREQEWIEMRLRARSALNVKIPELDLEVSFEAGEEMRTEVSAKFRQEGVRTELAEAGMVLTHWWTDTEGRFALSLATAS
- the egtB gene encoding ergothioneine biosynthesis protein EgtB codes for the protein MTEELRRRALDALTAARARTATLTSCVDDHELTAQHSPLMSPLVWDLAHIGNQEEQWLLRTVAGREALRPEIDSVYDAFEHPRALRPTLPLLAPAEARAYASDVRGRVLDVLDRTPLEGGRLVDAGFAFGMIAQHEQQHDETMLITHQLRKGPAALTAPEPPTGSTKGLPAEVLVPGGPFAMGTSTEPWALDNERPAHQRLVPAFFIDTVPVTCGAYQAFIEDGGYTERRWWAAEGWDQIRQHDIAAPLFWRREGGQWLRRRFGVTEPVPADEPVLHVSWYEADAYARWAGRRLPTEAEWEKAARHDPDAGRSRRFPWGDDDPTPSHANLGQRHLRPAPVGSYPDGESPLGVRQLIGDVWEWTSSDFLPYPGFAAFPYREYSEVFFGSAHKVLRGGSFAVDAVACRGTFRNWDLPVRRQIFSGFRTARDAAPQEGGVA
- the egtC gene encoding ergothioneine biosynthesis protein EgtC, yielding MCRHLAFLGPALPLGQLLVEPVHGLYRQSWAPRHQRHGTVNADGFGVGWYAEDDPVPARYRRSGPIWADLSFADLARVVRSGALLAAVRDATEAGADGEAAAAPYAAGPWLFSHNGAVRGWPGSLEPLAVTLPAAELLSLEARCDSALVWALLLHRLRDGDDMGQALADTVREIAAAAPGSRLNLLLTDGETIAATAWGDTLWYLAEPGRRTVVASEPYDDDPHWREVPDRTLLAATRTDVLLTPLKEPTA